From Chondrocystis sp. NIES-4102:
ACATCTGGACAATCATAACGAACAGAGGATAAGTAAAATAGTATTAGCTGTCACAAACTAAATGCCTTTTTCGTCCTAATTGAGTAAGCTAATTTCTGACTTCTTTGCGAGTGCTATGTCCGCTTCATAAATTTACTGGACTCTCCAGCTAACTAGAGAGTTTACACTTGAAATCTAATACACGATCGCTTATCAGCTTAATTCATCATGTCAAAACTCGTATCTAAAATAACTATCGCTTCAATTGCTCTTTCCTCTGTGGTTGGAGGAGCAATTTATTTAACTTCGACTCAAGGGGTCATTAACAATACTGCGATCGCTCAAGATACCAATACAGCAACTCTAACTAGCGTTTGGGATAAAGAAACCGAACCAGCTTATTCAGAAACGACAGAAATGACTGTATATCGCAGTCCGAATTGTGGTTGTTGTGGAGGATGGATCGAACACGCGAAACAGCATGGTTTTAAAGTTAAAGATATTAAAACTGAGGATATGAAAGCTTTAAAGCAAAAATACCAGCTTCCAACCGAACTAGCCTCCTGTCATACAACTATTATTGATGGGTATGTAATGGAAGGTCATATTCCCGTTGATGATATTAAACGTTTTCTCACTAAAAAACCCGAACTAGCTGGTTTAACTGTACCTGGAATGCCCATCGGTACACCAGGCATGGAATCACAAAATATCAAACAACCATTTCAAGTCTTGGCGTTTAACGACAAGGGAGAAGTCGAAGTATTTAAGGAATATCAATCTTACTAATACAGAGTAGTTTAAATTAATCATGGTTAAAATTAACCGTCGCCAATTTATTGCATTAGGTGCTGCTGGTGTAGGGACAGCTTTAGTAGGTCATTGGTTGTGTCAAGCTATTTCTAGTCAACCTTTACCTGCTTCATCTGCTAATGTATTCGGTGTTTATCAAAGTAGTAATGGATTATTAGAGTTAGACTTAGAAGCTAAAGAAAATCCCGTAAATTTGGCTGGGAGACAAGCATATCTATTAGCCTATAACGGACAAGTCCCTGCACCTCGTCTGGAAGCCAAACCAGGAGACAAGGTTCGCATTCACTTTACTAATAATCTCTCTCAACCGACTAATATTCACTATCACGGTTTGCATATTCCTATTACGGGTAATGCAGATAATGTTTTTCTTCATATCCAACCTGGAGAAAAACTAACCTACGAATTTCAGATACCACCAAATCATCGAGCAGGAACTTTTTGGTATCATCCCCACCTGCATGGTTTAGTTGCCGAACAATTGTTTGGGGGTTTGGCAGGGTTATTTATCGTGCGCGGTGAATTGGATGAAATTCCTGAAATCAAAGCAGCGAAAGAAGAGTTTTTGGTACTGCAAGACTTTGCTGTGAATGATAATGGCAGACTAATCAATTCAGCCTATATGTCCCTGATGATGGGAAGAGAAGGAGATATCATTACAGCCAACGGACAAGTAAATCCCAGTCTTTCTTTACCTGAACAAGGATTATTGCGGTTGCGGATTCTCAATGCTTCTACTTCCCGTTTTTATCGACTGGCTTTAGAAAACCATTCTTTTTATCAAATTGCCACTGACGGAGGTGCGTTAAACGAACCCATAGAAGTTAACGAATTGCTACTGACACCAGGACAACGAGCCGAAGTTTTGGTAAAAGGAAACCAGGAATCGGGTCAGTATCGCTTATTCAATTTACCTTACGATCGCGGTAGTATGGGAATGATGGGTGGCGGTATGATGGGTGGTGGCATGATGGGCAGAAATGACCGCGATGAACCCATAGTTTTAGCAACGGTTAACTACGAAGCTCCAGGACAGTCTCTTTCAATCCCAAGCAAACTTACTTCAATTACGGCATTGCCAGAACCTCAGACAGTCAGAAGCTTTGAACTCAATCATGGAATGCATCCTGCTGTGGGCATGGCTTTTTTGATTAACGGCGAACCTTATAGTAGCGATCGCCTCGATACCCAAGTACAACTTGATACAGTAGAAGATTGGGAAATAACCAATACGGAAGTAATGGATCATCCCTTCCACATTCACAATAATGCTTTTCAAGTAATTAGCCGTAACGGAAAACCAGAATCATTATTGGCTTGGCGAGATACGGTGTTAGTATCCAGAGGTGAAACCGTCCGCATTCGCATTCCCTTCAGGAAATTTGCTGGCAAAACAGTGTATCACTGCCACATTCTCGACCACGAAGATTTAGGTATGATGGGTAATTTGATGATTAGAGCTTAGTAGTGCGATCTCGCACTATCATCAATAAATTTCAGACACTATGGCAGTCACAACCATCAGTCCCCAAATAAACCCAAAACGAACTTTACTAGCACGGTGAATTTTAAATTCAGCAGATAACAATAGCTGATGTAATTCCTCTTGTGTATAGCATTGTTGATGAGCAGGATCGAAAATTTGTAAAATCCAATCGCAGATTCTACAGATCGGGTAATCTTTATTCCAGTCGAGAATTACCAGCTTGCCATTGGGCTTAAGCACTCGTTTCATTTCTGTTAATGCTACCAGTGGATTATCAAAATAATGAAAAGCATTAGCTGAAACAACTACATCAAAAGAATCGCTCTCAAAAGGTAGTGAATGAACTGAGGCTTGATGAAATTCAACGTTAGGATAAGTTTGATATTTTTCCTTGGCGACATTTAACATCTTGTTCGATATATCTATGCCTGTAATTTGCTGAGTGGGATTTCGTTCTAACAAAAGCCGTTCAAATTCACCCGTACCGCAGGCAACATCTAAAATGTTATCCTGGGGTTCAATTTGCTCCCAATCTCGCAGAAAAGTTAGAGTATTTAGGATATAGTTGCGCCAGCGTAGATCGTAAATATCGGCAAGGCGATCGTATTGAGTTCTGACTTTAACTTCGTTCATGTCCATTGTTTTTCGATAATTGTCGAACATCGCTTATATTCAAGCTAGAAAACTGTCACTTTTTGCCCTCTCCCTCCCCCTAATCCCGCAATTAATCCCACTACAAAAATGAGGGTAAAATAAAACAGACTGATAACCCGACGCAATAGTGAAGGAGCAATAGCTTTTACTTCTATTTCCTGAGATATTTTTAATGGCGTAAACTGCCCAGAAGAATTTTCAAAAGGAGTAACTTCTACTGTAACGCTGTGGGGTGCGCCATCAAAAAACTGTTCTTGCCAAGTTAATCTACCTGTAGTATTGGGAGTACCTTGATAAGCAAACATTAGTGCGTTAACTTCTAGCTCCTAATAAAGAAGCTCGATATCTTATTGGTTCTAGTTTCTTTTACTAGAATGGTATTGAGAGGTAACGTTCTTGTTCTGAGTTACAGCAAGAATAATCCAGTCATGAAACCGATTAAGACATTAGGCATTATCTTAGGGATGACATTGACTTTCAGGGGGGTTTCGGTTTTGGTCAGACCAGCTTTAGCCATTTCTCCTACTCAGCAGCAATTAGAAACTTCTACCGACCAAATGAATGTTGAAAGCTTGTTCGAGCGAAGTACAGAGAAAATTAATCGTGGTGATTACCAAGGGGCAATTGCTGACTTAGAGCGCGTTATCGCACTCAATCCGAATTACATTGAAGCTTATTGTAATCGAGGAATGGCCTACTTTGGCTTAGGAAATTTAGATAGAGCGATCGCCCAATTCGATTTAGCACTAAAAGTTGCTCCCCGTCATGCTGATGCTTTAAATAGAAAAGGAGTCGTTCTCGCACAGCAAGGCAATCTAGAACGAGCAGTAGATAACTTTGACCGAGCTTTAAATTCTGATTCTAACTTTGTTGATGCCTACTACAATCGGGGTAAGGCACGCACTGAATTAGGCAATTTTCTAGGCGCGATCGCTGATTATAACCAGGCGATTAAGCTCAATCCCAATCTGGCTGAAGCTTATGGCAATCGTGGATTTGTTCGCGTTCGGCTAGGAAATAAACAGAAAGGTTTAGAAGATTTACAACACGCAGCCAAACTTTTTTGGGATTCTGGAAATATGGCTGGATATCAACAAACCCTTGCTTACATTCAAATGATTCAACGGTAGTTTAATGGTTAATTATAGTACACATATTCTACTCACTATAATGGCACTTATAATGCCTAAAATACTCTTTTGTTTCGCTATAACTTATATATAAAGACAGCTATAAACTTAATTATTTATGACATTTTCTTGATTAGTAACTAAATTTGGTACTAAAATTAAGAATGTTTAAGAAGTTAACTCAAAATTATGGTTGCTTTAAGCCTCAAATCCTTAACAGGGAAGATCACAGATGAAGTTTTGGAACAGTTATGCAGAGAAAATCCCGAAGCTAAATTAGAAACCAATGCCCAAGGACAGTTAATTGTTATGTCTCCTACAGTTCGTCAAAGTGGTAAGTTCAATCTAAGTTTGTCTTCTCAAGTTTGGTATTGGAATAGTCAGACTTTGTTAGGAGTGGCATTCGATTCTTCCACGGGATTTAAACTATCCAACGGGGCAGTACGCTCTCCTGATGTTAGCTGGATTGCGCTCGCTCGATGGAACGCATTAACAGATAAACAAAAGCGCGGTTTTGCACCTATAGATCCCGATTTTGCGAGTCAGCGCGTTGTGGGGGTTCCCCCCATTGAAGCGACTGACGAGGGTGTGATTGAATTAATGTCCCCTATATGCGAAGCGGTATCCTTTAGGACCGACGAGCTGCTGGAGTTACAGCAAAAGATGTCAGAATACATGGCTTGTGGTGTTAGGTTAGGGTGGTTAATAAATCCTGACGACAAGCAAGTAGAAATATATCGTCAAGGACAGGATAAACAAGTGTTAGCAAGCCCGATTAGTCTATCTGGTGAAGATTTTTTGTCAGGATTAACTGTTGACTTAGCGGAAATTTTTGCGTAAGTATTCGGGGTGTTTTAATGCAAACTTGTTAATACTATGGGAGCAAAAAGGAATAATAAATGTGCAGCCTGTGCTGTGCTTGATATAGCAGAGTCAAGAGAAAAAGAATGTTGGATTGAAGGAACTTGTAATCATAAAAGATACTATTATTTGAATCGAGATAAAAAGTTAAAAAATAAGAAAAACGCTTATGCTGTTGCTACAGGTAAAATTGTTCCTCAAAAATTCAATCTTGTTCCTGATACTTATCGTGCCGAATTAGTTGTGTATGGCAAAATGCCTAATAAATTGGGATTAGTAAATGGAGGAGTTAAAGCAATTAAAGTTAATGTTTATCAGGGGAGTAATTTAGCTTTTGAATCAGATATTACTCACACTGCTGGTATGGTTCAGGTTGATTTAGAGAGTTTAATCGATCAAGTTTTAGAACAATTAAATCAGCAATTTCAAATTAAGAATTTTGGCGAGATTATTTGGAAATCACATTAAAATTTAGGTATAAAAATATGATAAAATTAATAGTTAATAGACAATAATTTTTATAGCTAAAATTTATCCTAAAGGACTACGTCCTCGAAGGAGGATACACTCCGTTATGACTGAGCAAGAACAATTAACTAAAATTCTTAATCTTTTAGAAACTAATAATTCTCGTTTGGATAAACTAGATACTGATATTAGAGCAACGAATAAAAGATTAGAAGAAGAAGCTCAAGAAACTAAAAAACAGTTTCAAAAGTGGGACGATAGGTATTTTAATCTGGTTAAAGAACAAGGACAAACTGCCAGAACTATTATTATTGCTGCTGCATCTGTAGTAGTTTTATCTCCTGTATTAGGTGCAGTAGCAGAATTAGTTAAGCACTTTTTTATGGGCTAAAGCTCAGAACGCCTAAAGTTTAGACCTCTTAAACATAACTATTTTATTGGTTAAATGTGGCAAAAATTACTTGAAGGCTCTAGTTATCCTTATTCTGAAAATATTAATTACTATTTAGACGCTCAAAGTGATTTGTACCCTGAGCCAATAACTCCTATCAAATTTGCTTTGGCTGGACAGTGTTTTCTCGATTTAGCTCTAAAACTTGAGCGAGATAGCGATCGCTGGTTGAAAAACTGGCAAAATGCTAGTTATGGCGAATCTGAATGTGTTGTGGCTCATGATTGGTGTGATTGGTTAGCCAATCGTACTCAACAGTCAGTGAGTGTAGCGTTTTTAGATAAGTATCGACTTAGCCAGAGAGAACCTAATAATTATCCTGACAATCGAGCTTCTGTAGTAGTTGAGACTGTTCTAGAAGCACCAGAAATAGAAGATCTAGATTTATTAATTGCGACAGCCTATACCGAAGAAATTCAGGCTTGGAGTAGTTTAATCTCAAGTTGTTTATCTAGAGGACAAGCTATTAGCTTTCAAGAACTGATTGCCAAGATAGATTTATCTCCTGCCAAGATTTATTTGGGAATCTTGTTGAGCGATCGCTTCAGTTTAACAGGAAATAGTGATGATTTTTATGGAGGATTTTGGGTTAGATTAGATTGAAGCCATCATCCAAACTTC
This genomic window contains:
- a CDS encoding type 3 multicopper oxidase; translated protein: MVKINRRQFIALGAAGVGTALVGHWLCQAISSQPLPASSANVFGVYQSSNGLLELDLEAKENPVNLAGRQAYLLAYNGQVPAPRLEAKPGDKVRIHFTNNLSQPTNIHYHGLHIPITGNADNVFLHIQPGEKLTYEFQIPPNHRAGTFWYHPHLHGLVAEQLFGGLAGLFIVRGELDEIPEIKAAKEEFLVLQDFAVNDNGRLINSAYMSLMMGREGDIITANGQVNPSLSLPEQGLLRLRILNASTSRFYRLALENHSFYQIATDGGALNEPIEVNELLLTPGQRAEVLVKGNQESGQYRLFNLPYDRGSMGMMGGGMMGGGMMGRNDRDEPIVLATVNYEAPGQSLSIPSKLTSITALPEPQTVRSFELNHGMHPAVGMAFLINGEPYSSDRLDTQVQLDTVEDWEITNTEVMDHPFHIHNNAFQVISRNGKPESLLAWRDTVLVSRGETVRIRIPFRKFAGKTVYHCHILDHEDLGMMGNLMIRA
- a CDS encoding type 11 methyltransferase, which translates into the protein MDMNEVKVRTQYDRLADIYDLRWRNYILNTLTFLRDWEQIEPQDNILDVACGTGEFERLLLERNPTQQITGIDISNKMLNVAKEKYQTYPNVEFHQASVHSLPFESDSFDVVVSANAFHYFDNPLVALTEMKRVLKPNGKLVILDWNKDYPICRICDWILQIFDPAHQQCYTQEELHQLLLSAEFKIHRASKVRFGFIWGLMVVTAIVSEIY